A region of Desulfuromonas sp. TF DNA encodes the following proteins:
- a CDS encoding MFS transporter — MVPSEQRPMLRFLIVQTAASVVGLQAWMILFNNFAVEVAGLDGLQIGVIGSVREVPGFLALLAVFVMLVIREHRLSALSIVFLGVGTALTGLFPTYSGLVITTLIMSFGFHYFETTNQSLTLQYFSTATSPLVFGRLRSLAAATSIAAGLLIFLMSLAFSYRIMFLTLGLLVVAAGIWGLFQDPTHRQVEPQHTGMIFRRKYSLFYFLTFMAGARRQIFIAFSIFLLVKVFDCTVTEITLLFVVNNAVNYVLSPAIGRAIVRFGERCVLSLEYGGLIGVFLVYAFSGSKAVVIAMYILDHILFNFAIAIRTYFQKVADPRDIAPSMAVGFTINHIAAVVLPVMGGALWMVDYRIPFIAGAVLSLVSLLAVQLIPRHRQLQESLAERAAS, encoded by the coding sequence ATGGTTCCATCCGAGCAGCGACCGATGCTGCGCTTTCTGATCGTCCAGACCGCCGCCTCGGTCGTCGGCCTGCAGGCCTGGATGATCCTGTTCAACAACTTCGCGGTGGAAGTCGCCGGCCTGGACGGTCTGCAGATCGGGGTCATCGGTTCGGTGCGCGAAGTCCCGGGATTTCTGGCTCTGCTGGCGGTGTTCGTCATGCTGGTGATCCGGGAGCATCGGCTCTCGGCCCTCTCCATCGTCTTTCTCGGCGTCGGCACGGCCCTGACCGGGCTTTTCCCCACCTATTCCGGCCTGGTGATAACCACCCTGATCATGAGCTTCGGTTTTCACTATTTCGAGACGACCAACCAGTCCCTGACCCTGCAGTATTTCAGCACCGCCACCTCTCCCCTGGTCTTCGGCCGGCTTCGCAGCCTGGCCGCGGCGACCAGCATCGCCGCGGGGCTCCTGATTTTCCTGATGAGCCTGGCGTTCAGCTACCGGATCATGTTTCTGACGCTTGGCCTCCTGGTGGTCGCGGCCGGCATCTGGGGGCTTTTTCAGGATCCCACCCACCGCCAGGTGGAGCCGCAGCACACCGGGATGATCTTCCGGCGAAAATACTCCCTCTTCTATTTTCTCACTTTCATGGCCGGCGCCCGCCGGCAGATCTTCATCGCCTTTTCGATCTTCCTGCTGGTCAAGGTGTTCGATTGCACGGTGACGGAGATCACCCTGCTCTTCGTCGTCAACAATGCCGTCAACTACGTGCTGAGCCCCGCCATCGGCCGGGCCATCGTCCGCTTCGGCGAACGGTGCGTCCTCTCCCTGGAGTACGGAGGCCTGATCGGCGTCTTTCTGGTCTACGCCTTCAGCGGGTCGAAAGCGGTGGTGATCGCGATGTACATCCTTGACCACATCCTGTTCAACTTCGCCATCGCCATCCGCACCTATTTCCAGAAGGTGGCCGACCCCCGGGACATCGCCCCGAGCATGGCGGTCGGCTTCACCATCAACCACATCGCCGCCGTGGTGCTGCCGGTGATGGGCGGGGCGCTCTGGATGGTCGATTACCGCATACCGTTCATCGCCGGGGCCGTGCTCAGCCTCGTCTCCCTGCTGGCGGTGCAGCTCATCCCCCGTCACCGCCAACTGCAGGAGTCCCTGGCTGAGCGGGCCGCCTCCTGA
- the rdgC gene encoding recombination-associated protein RdgC: MGILSNTASICQFRVEGNPPAADLFAWVGERLNGDGFRSIDHTAEELSVGWVHIDDAKESSFVSPSTFQRDHYIAFSLRRDQRRVPANLFRAHMEMAEREFLIAHPGLQRVPKQKKEELRDAVRGALLSKTLPAPSIYDAVWDTRTGLVTFASLSPKMVEQFENLFKQTFEVLRLVAIHPFARAENVLEDSLKPALGKANGASTDNALDLIKDNRWLGWDFLLWLMYRTMNETSEYRVSLTGPALEQELFVAYLNDRLILLGGGDGGVQKITVAGPQDNFREVRTALQNGKQINEAIIYLEKQEHLWKMTLKGEMFHFASYKAPPVKIEKDNRTDEVSEREAVFYERMYVLEEGLQLFDSLYAAFLGERLGDGWSEQKRKIEEWLADD; encoded by the coding sequence ATGGGCATTCTTTCCAATACCGCAAGCATCTGCCAGTTCAGGGTCGAGGGAAACCCGCCCGCCGCCGATCTTTTCGCCTGGGTAGGCGAGCGCCTGAACGGGGACGGATTTCGTTCCATCGACCATACGGCAGAGGAACTTTCCGTCGGCTGGGTTCACATCGACGATGCAAAGGAGAGCAGCTTCGTCTCTCCCAGTACGTTTCAGCGGGACCACTACATCGCCTTCAGCCTGCGCCGGGATCAGCGCCGAGTCCCCGCCAACCTTTTCCGAGCCCATATGGAAATGGCCGAACGCGAATTCCTGATCGCCCATCCCGGCCTGCAGCGAGTCCCCAAGCAGAAGAAGGAGGAGCTGCGGGATGCGGTTCGCGGCGCTCTCCTGTCCAAAACCCTTCCGGCTCCCTCCATTTATGATGCGGTCTGGGACACCCGCACCGGTCTGGTCACTTTTGCCAGCCTGAGCCCAAAAATGGTGGAGCAGTTCGAAAATCTGTTCAAGCAGACCTTCGAGGTATTGCGCCTGGTGGCGATCCATCCTTTCGCCCGGGCCGAAAACGTTCTGGAGGACAGCCTCAAACCGGCCCTGGGAAAAGCCAACGGCGCTTCGACGGACAACGCGCTCGACCTGATCAAGGATAACCGCTGGCTCGGCTGGGACTTTTTGCTCTGGCTCATGTACCGCACCATGAACGAGACCTCCGAATACAGGGTTTCCCTCACCGGTCCCGCCCTGGAGCAGGAGCTTTTCGTCGCCTATCTCAATGATCGCCTGATCCTCCTCGGCGGGGGCGACGGCGGGGTGCAGAAAATCACGGTGGCAGGCCCCCAGGACAACTTTCGAGAGGTGCGCACCGCACTTCAGAACGGAAAGCAGATTAACGAGGCGATCATCTATCTGGAAAAACAGGAGCATCTCTGGAAAATGACGCTGAAGGGGGAGATGTTTCACTTCGCCTCCTACAAAGCCCCGCCCGTCAAGATCGAAAAGGACAACCGCACCGACGAGGTCAGCGAGAGGGAAGCCGTCTTCTACGAGCGGATGTACGTCCTGGAAGAAGGGCTGCAGCTCTTTGACAGCCTCTATGCCGCCTTTCTCGGGGAGCGACTCGGGGACGGATGGAGTGAGCAGAAGAGAAAAATCGAAGAATGGCTGGCCGACGACTGA
- a CDS encoding GDSL-type esterase/lipase family protein, producing the protein MNYRWLAGIMAAVLFTSCGGSSDDDAPPTVVEGPLDYMALGASDAFGIGASPLENGYVYLIDDALEAERGEDVDLTNLGVPGALADDILNALEIGLALDVRPDLVTLWTGANDLTQGRSPEDFGADLDAILGLLGEETSALIFVGDLPDLTALPRFVEDPDDDVTLERVAAFNAVIEDLVARHEARLVRLSTLDVGDELTSDVDGFHPSDEGHAQIAELFLQVIRPAFGLPAPE; encoded by the coding sequence ATGAATTATCGATGGCTGGCAGGAATCATGGCGGCGGTCCTGTTCACCTCCTGCGGAGGCTCGTCTGATGACGATGCGCCGCCGACTGTGGTAGAAGGACCCCTGGACTACATGGCGCTCGGAGCCAGCGATGCCTTCGGAATCGGCGCCTCCCCCCTGGAGAACGGCTATGTCTATCTCATCGACGATGCCCTGGAAGCGGAGCGGGGGGAGGACGTGGACCTCACGAACCTCGGTGTCCCCGGCGCCCTGGCCGACGACATACTGAACGCCCTTGAAATCGGCCTCGCCCTGGACGTCCGCCCCGACCTCGTAACCCTCTGGACCGGCGCCAACGACCTGACCCAGGGGCGCTCCCCGGAGGATTTCGGAGCCGACCTCGACGCCATCCTCGGACTGCTGGGCGAGGAGACCTCCGCCCTGATCTTCGTGGGCGACCTCCCCGACCTGACCGCCCTTCCTCGTTTCGTCGAAGATCCCGATGATGACGTCACCCTTGAACGGGTCGCGGCCTTCAATGCCGTGATCGAAGATCTGGTGGCCCGTCACGAGGCCAGGCTGGTCCGGCTTTCTACCCTGGATGTGGGGGACGAATTGACCAGCGATGTGGATGGGTTTCATCCGTCAGATGAAGGGCATGCGCAGATCGCCGAACTGTTCCTGCAGGTTATCCGCCCCGCCTTTGGTCTTCCCGCGCCCGAGTGA
- a CDS encoding sialidase family protein, whose amino-acid sequence MRSRFPPVRSGLATLLGILLVAAPASGGSDSPGMRWDKRIKVASGGGYQGPWRMNESEFHYVDDPAVAIDERGMIAVAWADQSRQDIFFQVYEPNGGKRFEESVNVSRSPQVFSWLPRMVLTSSDPGRVYILWQEIVFSGGTHGGEIFFARSADGGKTFSKPINLSKTIAGAGKGRLTKDYWHNGSLDITLAPSGNLYAAWTEYEGALRFSRSTDGGVSFSEPMHIWNGSDADPARAPSLAAGAGGEVYIAWTVGEEPSADIHFARSADHGRSFGEPRIVARSEGHADAPKIAVDAKGTVHLVYAESSGGPLERYHIRYARLKAGEGDFEKAREIAGPAGRWESMNFPGMGLDGGDNLYIVWELFPEPVSYPEGLGFTYSRDGGRTFASPAILPGSVDPALGTGGGRQGLLMRKLAVNADGVIAIAHSTFKKSEFSCIWLFRGEAAQR is encoded by the coding sequence ATGAGGTCAAGATTTCCCCCTGTACGCTCAGGGCTTGCCACGCTCCTGGGGATTCTACTGGTGGCGGCACCCGCGTCGGGAGGGTCGGATTCGCCGGGGATGAGGTGGGATAAAAGGATCAAGGTGGCATCGGGCGGCGGATACCAGGGCCCCTGGCGCATGAACGAATCGGAATTCCATTACGTGGATGATCCCGCCGTGGCTATTGACGAGAGGGGGATGATCGCGGTCGCTTGGGCCGACCAGTCCCGGCAGGACATCTTCTTCCAGGTCTACGAGCCGAATGGAGGAAAGCGCTTCGAGGAATCAGTCAACGTTTCCAGGAGCCCGCAAGTCTTCTCCTGGCTTCCCCGGATGGTGCTCACCTCCTCCGATCCGGGCCGAGTGTACATCCTGTGGCAGGAGATCGTCTTTTCCGGCGGGACGCATGGCGGCGAAATCTTTTTCGCGCGTTCGGCCGACGGCGGGAAGACCTTCAGCAAACCGATCAATCTCTCGAAGACCATCGCCGGCGCAGGGAAGGGGCGTCTCACGAAGGACTACTGGCACAACGGGAGCTTGGACATCACCCTGGCCCCCAGCGGGAACCTCTACGCCGCCTGGACCGAATACGAAGGAGCCCTGCGGTTCAGCCGCTCCACCGATGGGGGCGTGAGCTTCTCCGAGCCGATGCACATCTGGAACGGAAGCGATGCGGATCCCGCCCGCGCCCCTTCCCTGGCCGCCGGAGCCGGAGGCGAAGTTTATATCGCCTGGACCGTCGGAGAAGAGCCGTCCGCCGACATCCATTTCGCCAGGTCGGCCGATCACGGGCGGTCCTTCGGCGAGCCGCGGATCGTCGCCCGGAGCGAGGGGCATGCCGACGCGCCGAAAATCGCCGTGGACGCCAAGGGGACCGTTCATCTCGTTTACGCCGAAAGCTCCGGCGGCCCTCTGGAGCGCTATCACATCCGCTACGCCCGGTTGAAGGCCGGCGAGGGCGACTTCGAAAAGGCGCGGGAGATTGCCGGACCGGCTGGACGATGGGAGAGCATGAATTTTCCGGGGATGGGTCTGGATGGGGGGGACAACCTCTACATCGTCTGGGAGCTTTTCCCCGAGCCGGTAAGCTATCCTGAAGGGCTCGGGTTCACGTATTCACGGGATGGTGGGCGGACGTTCGCGTCCCCTGCGATCCTTCCAGGGAGCGTCGATCCGGCACTCGGCACCGGCGGCGGCAGGCAAGGGCTGCTGATGAGGAAGCTCGCCGTCAATGCCGATGGAGTGATCGCCATCGCCCACAGCACCTTCAAAAAGAGCGAGTTCAGCTGCATCTGGCTCTTCCGCGGGGAAGCCGCCCAGCGCTGA
- a CDS encoding ABC-F family ATP-binding cassette domain-containing protein, whose translation MISAHNVTLAYGKRVIFKDVNIKFIPGNCYGLIGANGAGKSTFLKILAGELEGDRGEISTGPGERIAMLRQDHFAFDEETVFNTVMMGHQRLYKVMAEREAIYSKGEFSEEDGIRSGELEAEFAEMNGYEAESEAAVLLNGLGISEELRHKKMKELEGGEKVRVLLAQALFGAPDILLLDEPTNHLDLKSIAWLEEFLSRFQNTVIVVSHDRHFLNQVCTHVADIDFGRITVYVGNYDFWYQASQLALKQKQEENRKTTEKANELKEFIQRFSSNASKAKQATSRKKLLDKLTLEDMPVSSRKYPFVVFKPERPCGDIILEIKDLSKTVDGVKVLDNFSLTVNKGDKIAFVGGDALTKTTLFQVLTGELEPDSGSYRFGVTITAASFPKENGRYFENDLNLIEWLRQFAPTEGESFARGFLGRMLFSGEEATKKSNVLSGGEKVRCMLARMMLTGANVLVFDEPTNHLDLESITALNNGLIAYSEVILFATHDHTFLSTVANRIVEFTPGGFIDRAMTFDDYLESPEVSRIREELFQGEAVLSL comes from the coding sequence ATGATCAGCGCTCACAACGTGACCCTCGCCTACGGCAAGAGGGTCATTTTCAAGGACGTCAACATCAAGTTCATCCCCGGCAACTGCTATGGCCTCATCGGAGCCAACGGGGCCGGCAAATCAACCTTCCTGAAGATCCTCGCCGGGGAGCTCGAGGGGGACAGGGGAGAGATCTCCACCGGTCCCGGCGAGCGGATCGCCATGCTGCGCCAGGATCATTTCGCCTTCGACGAAGAGACCGTCTTCAACACCGTGATGATGGGACACCAGCGGCTGTACAAGGTGATGGCCGAGCGCGAGGCGATCTATTCCAAGGGGGAGTTCAGCGAAGAGGACGGCATCCGCTCCGGTGAACTGGAAGCCGAGTTCGCCGAAATGAACGGCTACGAGGCCGAATCGGAAGCGGCGGTGCTCCTCAACGGCCTCGGCATCTCCGAAGAGCTGCGCCACAAGAAGATGAAGGAGCTCGAAGGGGGCGAGAAGGTCCGCGTGCTGCTGGCCCAGGCCCTGTTCGGCGCCCCCGATATCCTGCTCCTCGACGAACCGACCAACCACCTCGACCTGAAATCGATCGCCTGGCTGGAAGAGTTCCTCTCCCGCTTTCAGAACACCGTCATCGTCGTCTCCCATGACCGCCACTTTCTCAACCAGGTCTGCACGCATGTGGCCGATATCGACTTCGGCAGGATCACCGTCTATGTGGGGAACTACGACTTCTGGTACCAGGCCAGCCAGCTGGCTCTGAAGCAGAAGCAGGAGGAAAACCGCAAGACCACGGAAAAGGCCAACGAGCTCAAGGAGTTCATCCAGCGCTTCTCCTCCAACGCCTCCAAGGCCAAGCAGGCGACCTCGCGCAAGAAGCTCCTCGACAAATTGACCCTCGAGGACATGCCCGTCTCCTCCCGGAAATACCCTTTCGTCGTCTTCAAGCCGGAGCGCCCCTGCGGCGACATCATCCTCGAGATCAAGGACCTCTCCAAGACCGTCGACGGGGTCAAGGTGCTGGACAACTTCAGCCTGACCGTCAACAAGGGGGACAAGATCGCCTTCGTCGGCGGCGACGCCCTGACCAAGACCACCCTCTTCCAGGTCCTCACCGGCGAGCTCGAACCCGACAGCGGCAGCTACCGCTTCGGGGTCACCATCACCGCCGCCTCCTTTCCCAAGGAGAACGGCCGCTACTTCGAAAACGACCTGAACCTGATCGAGTGGCTGCGCCAGTTCGCACCCACCGAAGGGGAGAGTTTTGCCCGCGGCTTTCTCGGCCGCATGCTCTTCTCCGGTGAAGAGGCGACCAAGAAATCCAACGTACTCTCCGGGGGGGAGAAGGTGCGTTGCATGCTCGCCCGAATGATGCTCACCGGGGCCAACGTGCTGGTGTTCGACGAGCCGACCAACCACCTCGATCTCGAATCGATCACCGCCCTGAACAACGGGCTGATCGCCTACTCCGAGGTGATCCTGTTCGCCACCCACGACCATACGTTCCTGTCGACGGTGGCCAACCGGATCGTCGAATTCACCCCCGGCGGATTCATCGACCGGGCGATGACGTTTGACGACTACCTCGAAAGCCCCGAAGTCTCCAGGATCCGGGAGGAGCTCTTCCAGGGGGAGGCCGTGCTGTCACTGTAA
- a CDS encoding YheU family protein — protein MSREKSAGNNEEGIEVPYEQIHPDTLRNLIQEFVTRDGADWADAGCALEDKVEQVLRQLRDKKVKVVFDLTSQTANIVASR, from the coding sequence GTGTCTCGGGAAAAATCAGCCGGAAATAACGAAGAAGGGATCGAGGTCCCTTACGAACAGATCCACCCGGACACCCTGAGAAACCTGATCCAGGAGTTCGTGACGCGGGACGGAGCGGACTGGGCGGATGCCGGCTGTGCGCTGGAGGATAAGGTGGAGCAGGTTCTGCGACAGCTGAGAGACAAAAAGGTCAAAGTCGTTTTCGACCTGACGTCGCAAACGGCGAACATCGTCGCAAGCCGCTGA
- a CDS encoding cytochrome c3 family protein: MGSKLRRWGLALAVAALIASPLGAAALESDDCLSCHGDAESVGEELAIDPRSFDHTAHGEMGCSACHASVTDEHPDDGLAPTKAGCRDCHLDVADEYAATAHAGNVACGDCHNPHAAHSSREVSGNDMNRTCSACHDAKDMTNAHGKWLPQADLHLEMLPCVTCHTASEDYVITLYLSRPGARAEAGYTVFELADYGELEKLAKGGDIASLIDTDGDDFVSLAELRAFATGPRTRTLRLKGMLMPEVVTHNLQILDNRWDCTFCHASGPEAMQTSFVALPRPDGTYDRMRVERGAILDALNGTPDFYMMGATRNASLNILGLLILAGGLVMPVGHGTLRFLTRKNRR; the protein is encoded by the coding sequence ATGGGATCGAAACTGAGAAGATGGGGTTTGGCTCTGGCCGTGGCGGCGCTCATCGCCTCTCCCCTCGGGGCGGCCGCCCTGGAGAGCGACGATTGCCTGAGCTGTCACGGTGACGCGGAGTCCGTAGGGGAGGAGCTGGCCATCGATCCCCGCTCCTTCGACCACACCGCGCACGGTGAAATGGGCTGCTCCGCCTGCCACGCATCGGTCACAGACGAGCACCCCGACGACGGCCTGGCTCCCACCAAGGCGGGCTGCAGGGATTGCCACCTGGACGTCGCCGATGAATATGCCGCCACCGCCCACGCCGGCAACGTCGCCTGCGGCGACTGCCACAACCCCCATGCGGCGCACTCCTCCCGGGAGGTCTCCGGCAACGACATGAACCGAACGTGCTCTGCCTGCCACGACGCGAAGGATATGACAAACGCGCATGGGAAATGGCTCCCCCAGGCCGACCTGCACCTGGAGATGCTTCCCTGCGTCACCTGTCACACCGCGTCGGAAGACTACGTCATCACCCTCTACCTCAGCAGGCCCGGCGCCAGGGCAGAGGCAGGGTACACGGTCTTTGAACTGGCCGACTACGGGGAGCTCGAGAAACTCGCCAAAGGCGGGGACATCGCTTCGCTGATCGATACGGACGGAGACGATTTCGTCTCCCTGGCCGAACTCAGGGCCTTCGCCACCGGGCCCCGGACCCGCACCCTGCGACTCAAGGGGATGCTGATGCCGGAGGTGGTCACCCATAACCTGCAGATTCTCGACAACCGCTGGGATTGCACTTTCTGCCACGCCTCGGGACCTGAAGCCATGCAGACCAGCTTCGTCGCCCTGCCCCGGCCGGACGGCACCTACGACAGGATGCGGGTGGAGCGGGGAGCGATCCTCGACGCCCTCAATGGAACGCCGGATTTCTACATGATGGGCGCGACGCGCAATGCCTCACTGAACATTCTTGGGCTTCTCATCCTCGCGGGCGGCCTGGTCATGCCGGTAGGGCACGGCACGCTACGCTTCCTGACACGAAAAAACAGACGATAA
- a CDS encoding sigma-54 dependent transcriptional regulator, with the protein MASILIIDDDDLMVSTLELMIRRLGHEAASSGSLGEGVGMAASEDFDVVFLDVRMPDGNGLETIPAIAEAPSRPEVIIITGFGEPDGAELAIKSGAWDYLEKGSSVKEMTLSLERALQYRREKKARSLKQSVCALKREDIYGNSPKLMACLNLLAQAAGSDANILITGETGTGKELFAQAIHRNSPRADRNFVVVDCAALPETLAESLLFGHEKGSFTGAEKTREGMISQAHGGTLFLDEVGELPLSLQKTFLRVLQERRFRPLGSAREVESDFRLVAATNRNLEEMAARHQFRSDLLFRLRSFAIDLPPLRERTEDIKEIARTQLDRLCECYGLPSKGFSPEFCETLMAYHWPGNVRELANTLVRAFATARFEPTIYPKHLPPDIRVHIMRNCVGRTPSKEDGDRPGEPPRRLPKFQDYRETVYTEAEKHYLHDLMSLAEESIPEACRLSGLSQSRLYALLKKHKVERRDPLRNPPETDCPPEENTPYPHRS; encoded by the coding sequence ATGGCAAGCATTCTCATTATCGACGACGACGACCTGATGGTTTCCACCCTGGAGCTGATGATCCGCCGCCTGGGGCATGAAGCAGCCAGCAGCGGCTCCCTCGGGGAGGGGGTCGGAATGGCCGCCTCGGAGGACTTCGACGTGGTCTTCCTCGATGTGCGCATGCCCGACGGCAACGGGCTCGAGACCATCCCCGCCATCGCCGAGGCTCCGTCCAGACCCGAGGTGATCATCATCACCGGGTTCGGGGAGCCGGACGGAGCCGAACTGGCGATCAAAAGCGGCGCCTGGGACTACCTTGAAAAAGGCTCTTCGGTCAAGGAGATGACCCTCTCCCTCGAACGGGCCCTGCAATACCGCCGCGAGAAAAAGGCCCGGAGCCTGAAGCAGAGCGTGTGCGCCCTGAAGCGGGAGGACATCTACGGCAACAGCCCCAAGCTCATGGCCTGCCTGAACCTGCTCGCCCAGGCGGCCGGCAGCGACGCCAACATCCTCATTACCGGTGAAACGGGGACGGGCAAGGAGTTGTTCGCCCAGGCCATCCACCGCAACAGCCCGCGAGCCGACAGGAATTTCGTGGTCGTCGACTGCGCCGCTCTTCCCGAGACGCTGGCGGAAAGCCTGCTCTTCGGGCACGAGAAAGGCTCCTTCACCGGCGCCGAGAAGACACGGGAAGGAATGATCAGCCAGGCCCATGGCGGAACCCTCTTCCTCGACGAGGTCGGGGAGCTGCCGCTGTCGCTGCAGAAAACCTTCCTCCGCGTCCTGCAGGAACGCCGCTTCCGCCCACTGGGCAGCGCCCGCGAGGTCGAGAGCGATTTTCGACTGGTGGCTGCAACCAACCGCAACCTGGAGGAGATGGCGGCCAGACACCAGTTCCGCAGCGACCTTCTGTTCCGGCTGCGCTCCTTCGCCATCGACCTGCCGCCCCTGAGGGAGCGAACAGAGGACATCAAGGAGATCGCCCGAACCCAGCTGGACCGGCTCTGTGAGTGTTATGGCCTCCCCTCCAAGGGTTTCTCCCCGGAGTTCTGCGAAACCCTGATGGCCTACCATTGGCCTGGAAACGTACGCGAGCTGGCCAACACGCTGGTGCGTGCCTTCGCGACGGCGCGTTTCGAGCCGACGATTTACCCCAAGCACCTCCCACCCGACATTCGCGTTCATATCATGCGCAACTGCGTCGGGCGCACCCCATCAAAGGAGGACGGCGACCGTCCCGGCGAACCGCCCCGGCGGCTGCCGAAGTTCCAGGACTACCGGGAGACGGTCTACACCGAGGCGGAAAAGCATTATCTGCACGACCTGATGTCATTGGCCGAAGAAAGCATCCCGGAAGCCTGCCGCCTCTCGGGCCTCTCCCAGTCCCGCCTCTATGCTCTCCTGAAAAAGCACAAGGTCGAACGCCGCGATCCGCTTCGCAACCCTCCGGAAACGGACTGCCCGCCGGAGGAAAACACCCCTTATCCGCACCGGTCCTGA
- a CDS encoding response regulator: MGKEAVMDERGILIADKDTETRRLLADVLLKSGYLVRTTDSAAVVLSEILRKNAHVILMGNDFDEKIAAADLVPIIRKCDRNLTIILITDEKSLPTLRRIRREGIFYHALKPMNAEEGEEIRQAVDCAFKNVVNILSIH; the protein is encoded by the coding sequence ATGGGAAAAGAGGCGGTCATGGACGAACGAGGAATTCTCATAGCGGACAAGGACACCGAGACCCGCCGGCTGCTTGCCGACGTCCTGCTCAAGTCGGGCTACCTGGTGAGAACAACCGATTCGGCCGCCGTTGTCCTGAGCGAAATCCTCCGGAAAAACGCTCACGTCATCCTTATGGGAAACGATTTCGACGAAAAGATAGCGGCCGCGGACCTGGTCCCCATTATCAGGAAATGTGACCGGAACCTGACCATCATCCTGATCACGGACGAGAAATCCCTCCCGACATTGCGCAGGATCCGCCGGGAGGGGATCTTCTACCACGCCCTCAAGCCGATGAACGCGGAGGAAGGCGAAGAGATCCGGCAGGCCGTGGACTGCGCCTTCAAGAACGTGGTGAACATCCTCAGCATCCACTAG
- a CDS encoding nitroreductase family protein, translating into MNETLKTIEKRHSIRSFTEQPVSEEALKAILEAANQAPSAHNQQAWRFVVVKGEKKAELAALVSSRAGDFPKASSALLRMAARSIKSASVVIAVVNTGELINHGTNLFRLNANQSLDFFRTMEIQSSAAAVQNMLLAATSLGLSTVWLGVLFLIKDEVIEFFGEPEGEFMAVIPVGYAAKESQGPGKRPLEMQVRVLE; encoded by the coding sequence ATGAATGAAACGCTGAAAACCATAGAAAAGCGCCACAGCATCCGGTCCTTCACCGAGCAGCCCGTCTCGGAGGAGGCTCTGAAAGCCATCCTCGAGGCCGCCAACCAGGCCCCGTCGGCCCATAATCAGCAGGCGTGGCGGTTCGTGGTGGTCAAAGGAGAAAAGAAGGCCGAACTCGCCGCCCTGGTCAGCTCAAGGGCCGGGGATTTCCCCAAGGCCTCTTCGGCCCTTCTGCGCATGGCCGCCCGCAGCATCAAGTCGGCATCGGTGGTCATCGCGGTGGTGAATACCGGGGAGCTGATCAACCACGGGACCAATCTCTTCCGGCTGAACGCGAATCAGTCCCTCGACTTTTTTCGCACCATGGAGATCCAGAGCTCGGCCGCGGCCGTGCAGAACATGCTCCTTGCCGCCACCTCCCTCGGGCTTTCCACCGTATGGCTCGGAGTGCTCTTTCTGATCAAGGATGAGGTGATCGAGTTTTTCGGCGAGCCCGAAGGGGAATTCATGGCGGTCATTCCCGTCGGGTATGCCGCCAAGGAGAGCCAGGGCCCGGGCAAAAGGCCCCTGGAGATGCAGGTGCGGGTGCTTGAGTAG
- a CDS encoding cytochrome b/b6 domain-containing protein, whose translation MTDQITEKSNKVYLQPTPVRIWHWLNALGIVTLGISGAQIRFPEHLNIFGSYKSAIMLHNTAGLLVAISFSLWFFYYTCISHKMTRLYVPNRDDLRHGLVRQAIFYFWNYFQGKPSPHHPTPENKFNPLQKSAYLAIMFVLMPLVSLTGILLMNVAPLRDLVLIAGGLKLLVGVHFLLACSLFAFLFTHVYLATLGRTPMAYLKPMWTGWEEVEAEEH comes from the coding sequence ATGACCGACCAAATCACCGAAAAAAGCAACAAGGTCTACCTGCAGCCCACCCCCGTGCGCATCTGGCACTGGCTGAACGCACTCGGCATCGTAACCCTCGGCATCTCCGGCGCCCAGATCCGGTTTCCCGAGCACCTCAACATCTTCGGCAGCTATAAATCGGCGATCATGCTCCACAATACCGCCGGGCTGCTGGTGGCCATCTCCTTCTCCCTCTGGTTCTTCTATTACACCTGCATCAGTCACAAGATGACCCGGCTGTACGTTCCCAACCGGGACGACCTGCGGCACGGCCTGGTGCGGCAGGCCATCTTCTACTTCTGGAACTATTTCCAGGGCAAGCCCAGCCCGCACCATCCGACGCCGGAGAACAAGTTCAATCCCCTGCAGAAATCGGCCTACCTCGCCATCATGTTCGTCCTGATGCCCCTGGTGAGCCTGACCGGCATTCTGCTGATGAACGTCGCCCCCCTGCGGGATCTGGTGCTCATAGCCGGAGGGCTGAAGCTACTCGTCGGCGTGCATTTTCTTCTGGCCTGTTCGCTCTTCGCCTTTCTCTTCACCCATGTCTATCTCGCCACTCTCGGGCGCACTCCCATGGCCTACCTCAAGCCGATGTGGACCGGTTGGGAGGAGGTCGAAGCCGAGGAGCACTGA